The sequence aaaaactatttttaaaaatttataagagaataacttttaaaattaaattaaaataaagaataatttttaaagtttcacttgtttttttttaaaaaaggaaaatatatcattttttttctctttacaCCATTTAATATCAATGGCcgaaaatctttaaatatggTTTTTCTTTCAAGTACAcgtatttttcaaatttttttttcattaaacaaataaattataaatcaaaCTCTATTtcatacataaaaattatttttaaaaataacttatccaaacaaattttttatttttacttttaaaaattatttttaaaaacaattgtcaaacacttttatttttataaaacactcaaaaatggttttttattatcaaacttaaaaactattttttaaaacaagattTAGAAAACATGGTCCTACAGtgctatattttttatttttaaaaataaaaaactatttttattttggggtCATTAATTATAGTATTTTCCaaattactaataaaataaaactgcCAATTTCCAACTGATAAACCTCAAGTGAAAATGCAGAAGAGTTCAAATACTTCAGTTTAAAAACAGGGAAGAATACACAAAAAGAAGCTTCTTGTCTCATAGACTAGTCTTGTGTGTTGCTCAAGTTGCATAGAAAAAAACATCTAAGTCCTTGATGTCGAGCTCAAAACAACTATCTTATCATCCATgtttatgggaaaaaaaaaaaggcccaaCCTTATCTAATTGGGATTGCTAATAACTATGGTTGCATGGCAATTAAGCCCATTTGGCCAAGAGGGACATGCAGGCTGTACCAAGAAGAAGCAAGATATTGGCTGCAATTTGGAGCTTGAAATTGGTTTGCATTCTAGGGCTCATGAAGTCTGCTGCAACAAGGTCGACAAGGGCCATGTAGATCAATATCCCAGCTGAGGCTGAGTTGAAAACTCCTTCCACCACCAGAGCCTTCGGGCTGTTTTCGTCGTAAATATTTGATATCCCCATGCCAACTGCTATCCCAACTGGAGTGGTCAGGGAGAAGAAAACCACCATCACTGCAACTGCCTTAGACTTGAATTTTGCCTGCACAGACATTTGGAAATCAGTGCTTTAAGAGTCAGCCCAGAGTTGCTGAAACTGGATAAGAACAGATCCCGCACCAAGGCCTGAGGGCTTTAATGCTGTCTTGAGATGTGCAATAAGGCTCTTAGAACAGAGCCAGAAGTGTGTTGTACACAGTAAAAGGTCATCGGATGGTTAAAATCCGATGTAataattgatatcatttgtCAAAGGTCATGGTTGGAGTCACCAGAGCCTCGTGCTGGCTCTTGAGGCAGGAGATATTTATGGCATATATACGTATATATATTTACTCCTCCTTACCTTTAAAGTCGTAGGGAACCAAGGAGACAAATGTGTACAGAAGAGGGACCAGGTCATTACCACTACAATATGAATTGGTCAAACTTCTCTCCAAGAAAGCCCAATGTCAATCAACCACTACAATATCAAATTTTGacgaaaaagagaaaagagaaagaagatacCTGGGAAATGCATCCACCAAGGCCCATGCCTTCAAAGAACTGATGGAAGGACAATGCAGCCACAAGAGGCTTGATTGTCTTTGGACTTGCAGAAGCTCCCAAGGAAATCCCAATAATCACCGAATGAACTACAATCCCCAACTCCAAAacctatttcaaaaaaaaaaaattataatttaattcgCACTTGCATGGAATGAAAAGACACTGAAGAGCACAACACTCCAGTTAGCATTAGAAcagagcaatttttttttttttttttttctgctctGTTGCATTGGATTGGAAAAACACAGAAGTTCTTAGTCAACAGggtttttctaaataataaaatatagtttttcaacataaataacaagtaagaaagaattttggataaaaaaaaaaaaaagaagtcttttgaaaatttgttttgggttattttttaagatagatttaatatttttttaaggcgatttgaaaaaaaaaatcaaacatttacgatatatataactttagcttaattttttttataataaaaatcattaaaggagaaaaaaaaagaaaaaaaaatcaacaggaaaataaaagacaatGAAAACGGAACCAACCAGCCCACCTGAGCTATCACACGGTGGCGGGAGAGCTCCGGAGATCCCAGTTCACCGGAGACGAAGCCGGACCCATGTGGATGACCATGCACCTGGTCCTGATTCTCACATTGCATTTCCTCGTCTTCCTTCACCGGCTGAGCCTTGCTCCGCTGCAACCTCTGGTAGAACCCAGTGGCAAAAGCATCCATCATCATCGTCCCGATCGCCGAAAGCATAGCGACGAACCCACTAAACGGAAAACTCCCCCACGGGCTCTCGCCGAGGCAGGGGCTCGTCAGAGACTCGAACGCATCCGGCAACACGTGAATGAACCCGGTCGCCAGAATCACCCCGGCAGCAAAGGCCTTCACGGCGAAGAACACATCGTTTTCCGGGCGCAATGCCGGGATTTTCTTGCCCAAGGTTGGGAGCGCCACCCCAATTAAACTCGCGGCAAGAATCGAGAAAATGGCAGCCAATTTGTATCGGGTAGCGCCTGTTCTGCTGCTCTGTTCTTCTGGGCCAGACTCGCATGTACATTGCGCGGATATCAACAaaggtagaagaagaagaagaagagaaaaggtTGAGAGGCGGTTCATGGTGAGATGGAGGCACAGAGCGGAGAGTGAGCTTgcattgatgacatgaaaaagagagaaagcGCAGAGTGGAATGGCGACATGTAGATTGACTAAAAGTGCGTGGAATTGAATGAATGGTGCCAAGTGGAAAGACATTGCCGTAAATGACGACATTATGGAATAAATCAGGCATTAGGCTTCACAAgcatctctttcttttctttcccccactttttcttacaaaattataaaattaatagatAATCACTAGGGTTTTGTTCCTAAATAATCAATCACGTAGATGAAAAGTCTTCATCATTTATACCTTATAAATACTCTAATTTCTTTgtaccttaatttaattttttatcgaATCTCGTATCTTTCTCATATAATCATAATCTTAACCTATTAAAGTTGTCGATAGTACATTTCTAGTATCATAGTCTTTTCCTATAGTATGATTTTACTTAATTCTTTACCAACAAAAAAGAACAAtggtaattataattttatgttcCAAAATGTAGATTTTCGATACCATATAAAAAAGAGGTTTATAATTAAAACGGgtcatataataaaaatagtttatcaaaacaaatcatatgacaaaaataattttattaatttgctCGTAACTTAACCTACActcatttgtttatattttgatatcataGGGTGATTTTATATACTAAAATGTAGATGTTCAATACCATATGAAAAAGTGGTGATGATCAAAACGagtaatataacaaaaatagtctgttgaaacaaataatataataatgaacCCGTACCTTAACCTATTTCCATTTGCTTATAGCTTGATATCATAGGGtgattctatatatttaaaaatgtaaatgttcgatatcatatgaaaaagtggtaatcaatcaaatcaaaacacgtcatataacaaaaatagtcaatcaaaataaatcatataaCAATTTGTTCATATCTTAACTTATTTCCATTTGCTCTTATCTTGAAATCATGGTGTGATTCAATGTGTCAAAATGTAGATTTTTAACACTTTATGAAAAAGTGGTGATCAACCAAAATGGGTCAAATGACAAAAATAACCAATCAGGACAAATTATATAACAATTTGCTCATACCTCATCCGATTTCCATTTGCTTATATCTTGATTTCATAGGATCATtctatatatcaaaatatagATGTTCAATACCATATGAAAAGGTGATGATCAACCAAAACGGGTCATATAACAAAAATAGTTAATCAAATATCTTAACCTATTTTCATTTACCAAAATATGGGTGTTCAATATCATATGAAAAAGTGATGATTAATCAAAACGGGTCATATAACAAAAATAGTCcatcaaaacaaattatataataaaaataatcatatttgcGCTAACTTTGACGTACTCGTATTTACTAATAACTTAATActgtttttcatttctttataactttatttaagGTTTAGATTTAACCACACATTAATGGTTTAGTTTTGAAGTGGTCAAGATTTATTAACTATATACATTAATGACTTAGCTTTGGAGTTGATCATAGTATTGATTCATTGTTCTATACCTTAACATTTTCTGAATGCTTATTGTATCAACTTTCAATTTTTGCAATTTTACACATACTAACCACTTTTAATTGCATTGAATAATCTTCATCTGTCCTATAAACTAAAGATAGGAGTATGTGTAACATCATTTAATGGCTCACTTTGGAAGGCATGTCACAAGCACATGGATAAATTAGATATATTAAgacatatcatataaaaatttatgcCAACAATCACATATTTGTCACATTGGtttctttatcaatttttgatgaaaaatcctaATATAGtttaaaagttatattattttttaaaaatattttaggagtTAAATTAACTTATTGAAACTATGAgacagatttttattttttttaattcatcaaaaaaaaattatggaaagtaATTTCAAATATGATGGTTAGCTTTGACAGtatatttaagattttgatatatttatggAGTGAAATGCTATTTTATTTCTGTCATGAAATTAATAATCCTAAAACCTTCAATAGTTTAACAACCATTGATGGGTCATTAAGTTTCTTATGCCTAATTCTGATGTACaagattaaagttttattttgatttataaaaaaaatcatatttaataattttttatcatataaatattatcatttaaaaattataacattacttcaacttcaactttcattaaagtaaaaataataataataataataaaataaaattgtcccaatcaattcaactttatttattaaaagtcATGAGTTGCTAATTAAAATGGAGCCTCAAAAGACCACAAAAAGAAGGTATCTTTGGGCTTgagttaattttctttttcactaaGGCAACTTTGAACCCAAAAGTATTGGGGGGCATCACATTAATTGAAAGACTAGCCACCTAAAATTGGACCCAATGAGAAAAAATTTGTTATCTTGTACAAGAGAGAGACAAACAAAGCCCTGTGGTGCTTTGATCCATAAGTCATGTTGTTTGAAACCTTATTCAAAATATCGCAGGGAAATGATGGTGAAGTTACCCCAATTAGTCTTTTCCACCCTTTTCTTTAATTGCAATCGATCATTTTTCTCTAAGAGTTATCTAAGGGAATCTTATTTGCCTTTTATGGTGAACAAAAGAGGAAAGCCTTTGAAGGCAAAAATAGCCCTAATTTGCTTCAATAATGCTAAACCCACTAAGAAGAAGTCTACCTGCATTTTGAAAATGTGGTTTCATTTTCATAGACACTATTATGAAAAAGTCAtcaacaaatttaagaaaaaaatggtaaaaaagaaaaaatatatatatataaaaaaaaaaaaaggtagagacaatattctcttgtttttttttgttaggccATTAAGGCCTTTGTGGAATTCCAACTCAAAAGGCAAAGATGGTCTTCAATTTCATGTAGTTGCTGTAGCTCAACACAGAAAAGAGCACAACATTTTGTAGGTGTGCCAATTCagattgagaaaatattattGGAACAACTTTGTCAATAAAGTTAAACACATACCATAGAGAATGCAAAACTCCAATTCCAGTCCATGATCTATTTGGGTCAGATCAAGAGAAAAAGGGTTGGAAAAAGGGAGATCAGATTCCACCCCATTTGGCCAGAACTGACATAGAAGCTGCCCCCAAAAGAAGAGTAGCATATGCCCCAAGTTGGAGCCTCACATTGCTTTGCATTTTGGGGTTCATGAAGTCAGTTGCAAGAAGATCAACAAGAGCCATGTAGATCAAAATCCCAGCCGATGCCGAATTCAGGACCCCTTGAACAATAAGTGCAGTTGGGCTGTTTTCGTCGTAAATTTTCGATATCCCTAGGCCAACAGCAATCCCAGTTGGGGTTGTGAGGGAGAAGAACAGAACCATGATTATGGTAGCTTTAATCTTGTACTTTGCCTAAACAAAAGGATGGGAATTCACATATGAGAtcacatatttgatatttatttccTTACCATATATACTTTTTCCAAGTATGTTGAGTAGAAATGTACCTGAGAGATGCATCCACCTAGCCCCATCCCCTCAAAAAACTGGTGGAAGCTCAATGCTGCTACCAAAGGTTTGATTGTCTTTGGACTCTCAGAAGCCCCCAAGGAGATGCCAATGATCACAGAGTGCACCACAATTCCCAACTCCAAAACCTATGTGTAATATTGAACACAATACTTAAGAGCCTCAAGATAGAATGATTGACACCTAGAATTTTAGGGAATTGATTTCGCAATTGCAGGTACTGTACTTACCTGAGAAACGACCCGGTGCCGGATAAGATCAGAGGAGTTGGATCTCTCCAGCACAAAGGCGGAGCCATGGACATGGCCTGCATGGTCCCCATCACTCTCCTCATCACCATTCACTGGCTGAGCTTTCCTCAGCTCTGACCTCCTATGGTAGCCAGTCGCAAAAGCTTCCATCATCAGTGTCAAAATTGCAGCCATCATGGCAATGAAGCCAGTGAAAGGAAAACCCCCCCATGGATTTTCACTGAGGCATGGGCTCTTC is a genomic window of Vitis riparia cultivar Riparia Gloire de Montpellier isolate 1030 chromosome 1, EGFV_Vit.rip_1.0, whole genome shotgun sequence containing:
- the LOC117921855 gene encoding zinc transporter 1-like, translating into MNRLSTFSLLLLLLPLLISAQCTCESGPEEQSSRTGATRYKLAAIFSILAASLIGVALPTLGKKIPALRPENDVFFAVKAFAAGVILATGFIHVLPDAFESLTSPCLGESPWGSFPFSGFVAMLSAIGTMMMDAFATGFYQRLQRSKAQPVKEDEEMQCENQDQVHGHPHGSGFVSGELGSPELSRHRVIAQVLELGIVVHSVIIGISLGASASPKTIKPLVAALSFHQFFEGMGLGGCISQAKFKSKAVAVMVVFFSLTTPVGIAVGMGISNIYDENSPKALVVEGVFNSASAGILIYMALVDLVAADFMSPRMQTNFKLQIAANILLLLGTACMSLLAKWA
- the LOC117908637 gene encoding zinc transporter 5-like — translated: MSKLQFYPYRILTISSLLILFQPLLVSSLCTCETQHKDQNASQAVTYKLVAIASILVSSAIGVCLPLLLKNVPALRPEKAIYFLIKAFAAGVILATGFLHILPDAYDSLKSPCLSENPWGGFPFTGFIAMMAAILTLMMEAFATGYHRRSELRKAQPVNGDEESDGDHAGHVHGSAFVLERSNSSDLIRHRVVSQVLELGIVVHSVIIGISLGASESPKTIKPLVAALSFHQFFEGMGLGGCISQAKYKIKATIIMVLFFSLTTPTGIAVGLGISKIYDENSPTALIVQGVLNSASAGILIYMALVDLLATDFMNPKMQSNVRLQLGAYATLLLGAASMSVLAKWGGI